TGCCTGCGCGGGGAACGTCCGTTGAGGGGGGTGTCCAGGGTGAGCGCGAGTCTGGTCCCGTCGGGACCGAAGTGCACGGTCTGGGCTTTCAGGTCGTCTTTGCCGACGGCGAACTCGGCCACGACCTTCCTGGTGGCCGTGTCCAGGACCTTGATCCTGCCCCGGGACAGGAGGGCCATCCGCCGCCCGTCCCCGCTGAAGTCGATGCTCCCGGCAGCGGGCAGGGGGCCGATCGGCTTTCCGCTCGGGGCCGCGTGCAACGTCGTGACGCCCTCCGGATCCTCCTCCTCCACCACCAGGTGGCGCCCGTCCCGGCTGAACGCGGCCGCGTTCACCGACCCTGACTCCGTCTCGGTCATCAAGTCGGCGACGTCGACGGAGAAGACCTGATCTCCCATGAGATACCGGAACGCCGAGCCGTCGAAGGCGCCCACGGGCATGACGCCGATGTCCCCGTCACCCCGGACTGCGACCTCGCTGACCAACTGGGCGTCGGGCAGCCGCCAGAACTGGATGCTCTCGCGTGCCGCCGTCGCCAGCAGCCGCCCGTCCGCGTTGAAGACCGGATCGCCGTGGTTCCAGGTCTCCTCTATCCCGTCCTCGTCCTTCTCGCCGATCTCCGCCGCCCAGCCGCCCTTGATGCGGGTCAGCCTCAGCGTCCCGTAGCCGCGCCGCGCCAGCCACGCACCGTCGGGACTCAAGGTGCCTGTCCGGGCGGCCGGGTTCTCAGCGGTGATCACATCCCACTGGCTGTTCCCGGGCTTGACGATCACCCGTCGGCCCTCGTTCTCCATGACGGCCTCGACCCAGCCGTTGACCTGATCGGCCGTCCGGCGGAACGTCCAGGTTCTGATGACCTTCCCCGTGCGGGTGTCCCAGGCCCCCGCACGTTTGGCGGTCGCCGCGATGAGCGTACGGCCCGAGGGGGACAGGCCGACGTCCACCACCTGCCTGCCGTCAAGCCCCAGCCCGGAGATCAGGGCGGTCCGCCTGCCGGTGCGCACGTCCCACAGCCGTGCCTGGTGCTTGTCGATACTGACCAGCGTGCGCCCGTCCCGGCCGAACGCCCTCAGGGTGTCACTCGTTTTGGCCGGATCCCTGAACATCGCCCGCTCGCGCTGGGCGAGCGAGGCGGTCAGCGCCGCCCTGGCCTGCGGTGTGCCGCTCAGCCGCCAGGCGGCCACGCTGAACAGCATGGCCAGCCGCGGGTCGGTGTGCCTGGTCGTGTCCGCCAGCGTGGCCAGCCGTACCGACTCCGACCTGCTCAGCTGAGCCGACAGTTGCTCGGCCCGGGAATCGGCGACCCCGCCCTGATAGACCGCCAGGCCACCCGCGGCCAGTGCGATGACCAGCAAGCCTGCCAGGCTCAGCGAAGCCAGCCTGGCGCGCTTGGCCCTGCGCCTGCTCAGCCGCGCCGAGGACTCCAGGAAGTCGCGCTCGGCCGGGGACAGGGTGATGTTCTTGCGGGCGGTGGCCGCCCACTGCAGGCCGTTCTCCAGGCTGCTGCCATGGAACAGGTCCCCGTCCCTGCGTCCGGACGCCACCCACAGCTTCGCGGCGGTCAGGATCTGGCGGTGTGCGGCAAGGCCATCGCGGTTGGCGTCGATCCAGCGCCGCAGGCGGGGCCAGGCATGCGGCAGGGCAGGACGCGCCAGCCAGATCTGCTCGCCGTCCCTGCTCAGCAGGTAGCCGAACACCTTCAAGATCCGCGTGATCGCCGCCGCCTCGGGCAGCGGCCTGCCCTCCATCAGTTCGGCCAGATCCGCACGCCGTACCGAAAGCTCGCCGCGCTCGCTCACGGTGACCAGCCGCAGGAAGAACTCGGCCGCCAGCTCGCGCTCGGCCGGGCCGAGCAGCGCGTAGGACTCCTCCGCCAGCGTGCCGAGCGCGGGGTCGACATCGAGTACGGCCACGTCTGCCGCCGCACGGTTGCCCTGGGCCAGCAGCCGCCCGGTGTCGAGCCCGATGCCACCGCTGACCAGCGCGATCAGTAGTTGCCGCGCGGTGGGCCGCTCCTGCGGCTCCTTACTGAGTGCCGCAGCCACCAGCGGGCGCAACGCCTCCGGCAGCACCCCGAGGTCGGGGCTGGCGGACAGCACCCGATGCATCACCCCGCCCAGGCTCTCGGCCTCGAACGGATCGGTGCCCGTAGCCGCGTAGAGCATGATGCCGCCCCACGCGAACACGTCGGCGGGCGTGCCCGCCCGCTGCCCGGTGAACACCTCCGGCGCCATGTAGGTAGGGGTCCCGGTCACCAGCCCCGTCGCGGTCAGCGACATCTCCGCGGTCCTGGCGATGCCGAAATCGATGACCCGGGGACCGTCGGGACCCAGCAGAACGTTGTCCGGCTTGAGGTCCCGGTGGACCACGCCGGCCTCGTGGATCGCGGTCAGCGCCGTGGCCACCGCGGTGGCCAGCCGATGCAGGTCGCCGCCGACGAACCGGCGTCCCTCGTCGACCGCCTTGCGCAGGTTCGGTCCCGGCACGTACTCGCTGACGATGTAGGGTTGCGGCCCTTCCAACTCGGCGGCGATCACCCGCGCGGTGCAGAACGAGGCGACCCGCTGCGCGGCCGTGGCCTCCCTGGCCAGCTGCCCCGCCTGGCCACCGTGCAGGACCTTGATGGCCACCCGGACGCCGTCCTCGGCATAGGCCTCGTAGACCACACCCTGACCTCCCACGCCCAGTCTTCTGGACAACCAGTAACCGCCCAGATGCTGCGGATCCCCCGCTGTCAGCATGTCCACGGGAGATTGGATGTCCTAAATCGCCGTAAAGTTCCGAGGGAATTGCCGCCCCCGTCCCCGAGGGCCGCGGCGCCCAGCCCGCCGCCTCCGAAGAGGTCATCTCCACCGCCTTCGGCGGCGACCGGAAGTCGCGCGAGGTGCGCGCTCCCGGCGGTAGATCATCCCTCTGGATCTTCCGCGTTCCGTGCGGTAGCTTCTGACCCGCTGACGGGGTGAGGGGTAATAACGAAGACATTCATCAAGATCGCTGCCATGTCGATCTCGGGCATGGCGCTCATGGGAGCCGTCCAGCTGGCGGTGCGGCAGGCTGCAGGGCTCCCACGTGCGGAGCCCTGTGGCCTGCCCCGGGAGGCGGATCCTCCCATGCGTTTCACGGCAGTCCATCCCCGAGGGGACAGGCAGTGGCGGGTAATCGTAAAGGACCTGTGCGGGCAGAGTTCTCATCGACCGGCCAACTCCTTGAGATCGCCTGCGACGAGTCCGGTTCGGAGGGTGAGAAGCTCATCGGTGGGAATACCGATGTTTTCGCACATGCCGGCGTGCGGCTGAGTGCCGAATCGGCAGCGGAGTGCGTCCGGGAAATACGGGACAGAATTCGGTCTCCGGCGGTCGAATACAAAGCGAATCATCTGCTCCGTGAGAAGAATCGTCCGGTTCTTGAGTGGCTCCTCGGGTCGTTCTTCCGTGTGGTCGATGTTCTGCAACGTGCCGGTGCGCGAGGCCCGGTTGGCGAGATCATGGAGATGATCAGCCAGGCCAGGTCCCGCGCGGAATCTTTTCGGGCACAGCCTCTCGACGGCCAGGAGACGTTTCCGGCGCTGGACCCTCTGATCCCGGCCATCGTCCAGGCCGTCGTCCACTGGGGTGAGGGAAGAAAACCCGTTTCAATCGTTCACGACGAGAACAATGCGTTGACGGAAGAACGTATCGCCCAGCTCAAAGGGATGTTCGGCAGTCCGCACCCCGCTGCTCTCCGCTGTCCGCCAAGAGGTCGACTGGCCGATCTGAGGCTCGTCGACTCACGCTCGGATCCACGGGTTCAATCGGCGTCGTGCCGACCGGTCACGCTGCCGGCGCCGGTGTCCTGAGCACCTCGGTCAGGCGTGAGAAGCCGTCGGTGCCGTGGCCGGCGTCGATCGCCCGTCGCGCGACGGCCGTGGCGGCGCTCAGCACGCCGGTGTCGATGCCGGCGGCCTGCGATGCGTGGATGATGTGCTCCATCCCCGCCACGGCCGACAGGATGGTGGACGCGTCACCGGGGTGATCCTTGTCATCGATGTTCTGGGCGAACGCGTCGATGATGCCGGGCAGCAGGGCGCCGATCCCCTTGGCGAACGGGGCGAGGTCGGTGGCCGCGATGTTCTCCGCTGAGGCGAGGGCGAAGGCGTGGGCGACACCGCTCATGGACGTCCAGAAGAGGTCGAGCAGCGCCACGTCGTGCGCCGCCGCCCGCCCGGGGTCCGCGCCCAGATGGGCGGCGGTCCCGCCCAGGCTCGCCAGCGCCGGTCGATGTGCCTGGTAGGTCCCCTCCGGTCCGCTGTAGAGGACGACGGCCGCCGGCCCTCCGATGGTCGGCGTCGGGGTCATGATGGCACCGTCGAGGTAGTCGATGCCGTGTCCGGCCGCCCACGCGGCCGTCCGGCGCGCGCGTTCGGGGGTGTCGGCGGTGAGGTTGACCAGGGTCCGGCCTTTCAGGGCGCCGGCCACGGGTTCGGTGATCGCGTGCACGGCGTCGTAGTCGATCACGCAGGTGATCACCAGCGGGCTCGCGGCGACCGCGTCGGCGACGGTGTCCGCCCGGGTCGCGCCCTGGGCGACAAGCGGCTCGGCCTTGGTGGCCGTACGGTTCCAGACGGTCGTGGGGTGGCCGTTCCGGAGGAACGCGCCTGCCAGTGCCTGGCCCATCGGGCCCAGGCCGAGGACTGTCACCGGCGAGCGGTCGTCGGCAGTCATTTCTTCCCCCGTGCATTCGGTGTCGACATGTGAACGTCCCGCCGGAGGCCCCGCTGGAGAGGCCCGGCTGGGACGTTTCGATACTGGCGCTCTGCTGAATTTCCCTCAAGTACCTACTATTTTGTCAGGTACTTACCTTTTTGTAAGCGTGGAGGCGGGATGAAGAAGCGGACCTACTTGTGCGGGCTCGACGCGGCCGTCGACGTCGTGGGCGGCAAGTGGAAGGCGATGATCCTGTGGGCACTCCACGACAGGGCGCTCCGGTTCGGAGAGCTGCGACGGTCGGTGTCGGGCATCAGCGAGAAGATGCTCATCCAGATGCTCCGGGAGATGGAGGTCTACGGCCTGGTGCACCGCGAGGTCTACCACCAGGTCCCACCGAAGGTGGAGTATTCGCTGACCGAGTTCGGCCACTCGCTCAACACCGCGCTCATCCCTCTCGGCCTGTGGGGGGAGACGCACATGCAGACCATCGAGGCCATTCCCCGCGACTGAGGGTCCGTCGAGCGATGCCCCGGGCCACTGCTCAGCGAGGACGCCGGGTCAGGGGCAGGGCGAGTCCCAGCGGTAGTGCGGCGTAGGCCGCGCACACGGTGAAGGCCGCTCCCGTCGACAGAATCGGCTCCTGTTCTCCTGTCATTCACGGGCGCCGACGACCTCAGCGGGCTGGTCCCTGAGGGCGAAACGGGCCGGCAGGACGGTCGCCGCGAGGGCGAGTGCGCCAGCTGCGGCGATCACCGCGAGGTAGGTGAGCGGCGGGACGTACGGCCGGGCGGACCCCGTCATGCCGAGGCTGAACGCCGACAGCGTCACCAGGGAGATCACCGTGCCGAGGACCACGGCGATCAGCACGGCGGTCAGGGTCTCCAGCCGCAGCATCCGCAGGATCTGGCGCCGGGTGGTGCCGACGAGGCGGAGCAGGGCGAACTCACGGGAGCGGTCCGAGGTGGACATGGCCAGTGTGTTGACCACGGCGATCGCGGTGAACGCGATGATCAGGCCCATCGCCACGTAGTTCACCTCGGCGTTGGACGTGCTCACCTCGGCGGCCTGCGTCTGGTCGAGCACCGCGACGCCGGGGGCGGCCCGTCCGATGGTCTCGCGCGGCACGGAGGGGGCGGAGACGAGCAGGGTGCCGAGCGGGTCGTCCACGTGCCCGGCGACCAGGTCGTGGGGGAGGGTGAGCTCGCCGAACCCGAGTCCCCTGGTGTAGACCGCGGCCACCTTGACCGCGGCGGGAGTGCCGTCGCCGAGCGTGAGGTTCATCCGACCGCCCACCGAGACGTTCAGCCGGGCGGCCACCGTGTCGCTGACCGCGATCGACTGCCCGCCGAAGTCCCGGAACGAGCCCGAGGTGACCCCCAGATCGAGGGTGCGGTCGAGTCCTTCCGGGGTGACGGCCTGCGCGCCGTACTTCTCAAGCCCGATCCTGACGGAGGTGCGCAGCACCTCGGTCACCGCCGCCACGCCGGGCACCTTCCGCACGTCGGCGGCGGTGACACCGGAGACGCGCGGCCCGAGCACGTAGTCGGCCCTGCTACCCGCGGTCGCCTGCTGTCCGGCGGCGTACCCCATCGTGGTCTGCACGAACAGGATCGTGCAGGTCATCGCCACCATCAGGCTGAGCGGGGTGATGACGGAGGCGAGCCGCTGCACTCCGGCACGCAGGTTCGCGGCGGCCAGGTAGCCGCCCACCCGCGAAACACGCAGCGGCACGCTCAGCACCGCGATCGCCATCCGCGCGACGATCGGGCCGAGCAGGGCCACGGCGACCGTCCACACCAGCGCGGTCAGCATGGTGACCGGGCTGGACGCGGCCTCCGTCGACAGCGCCGACAGCACGAGGGTCAACGTGACGCCGCCGCCGGTGAAGACCAGCCCCGCGGCCAACCGCCCCCATGGCAGGCGCGCGGCCGGCAGCGCCGCGTCGCCGAGTGCCTCCACCGGCCGGATGCGTGCCGTACGGCGGGCCGAGACGCGCGCCGCCGCCCAGGCCGCCACCACGGTGGCCAGCAGGGCCGCGAAGATCGGGAAGGGGCTGACGACCAGCGCGAGGTTCTCCGGCATCGCGCCCAGAGCGACGAAGCGGGAGCGCAGCCAGAAGCCCAGGCCGATGCCCACGGCCGAGCCGATGACTCCGGCTGCCAGGCTGACCATGAGAGCCTCGCCGCCGAGCAGGTTGCGGATCTGCCGGGGCGTCGCCGCGACGGCCCGCAGCAGGGCGAGCTCGCGCTGGCGCTGCTGGATGGACAGGGCGAACGTCCCCACCACGACGAGGATGGCGACGAGCAGCGACGTGCCGCCCAGGGCGCCGCCGAGGCTGATCAGCTTCACCCGTGACTTCTCCGCGTCGAGGAACTCGATCGTGCCGCGCGCGTCGCCGCGGTAGGCGACCGCGCCCTCGACCGAGATGTCCACCTGGGGGAAGACCCCGATGGCGCTGACCATCCCGGGCCTGCCGGCCAGCCGCCGGGCCTCCCGTGTCGAGAAGAACAGGCTGCCCAGCGTCTTGTCGGTCACCCCGACCACCTGGTAGCGGCGCGGGGCGGCCGTGGACCGGACCGTGAGCCGTGCTCCCGGCTTCAGCCCGCTGCCCGTCTCGGCCACGACCTCGTCGTCGGCCCGGGGCGCACGCCCCTCGACCAGCGTGTAGGGGGTGAGCGCGGCCGACTCCCAGCCGTGGCCGGTGAGTTCGCCGTCCTCCGTGTAGGCGGGGAAGGTCACCTCGGTGACGACCTTCTCCACCCCGGGCGTCCGCCGGAGCCTCTCGGCGACGGACGTGCTGATCCAGGCGCGTTCCGACAGCGGTTTGGCCTTCGACTTGATCTTCTCCGCCGACGTGCGGACGGTCTGGCGGACGGACTGGTCACCCGCGACGATCACGGGGGCGCCCGCGTAGCGCTCGGGGGCCACGGTTCCGCGCAGCCCGGTCTCCAGCAGCATGCCGCAGGCGCACACCAGGGCGGCGGCGCAGAGCAGGGCGAGGAACGCGCCCGCGAACCCGGCCTTGCGGTGCCGCAACGTCTTCAGGGCGAGCCAGATCATCACACCCACGCTCCAAGCCTGGTCATCCGCTCGGCGACCTTCTCCGAGGTCGGTGCGGTCATCGAGTCCACGATCCGGCCGTCGGCCAGATACAGGACGGTGTCGGCGTAGGAGGCGGCCACCGGGTCGTGTGTCACCATCACGACCGTCTGGCCCATCCCGTCCACCACCTCGCGCAGCAGGGTCAGCACGTCGCGGGCGGTCATCGTGTCGAGCGCGCCGGTCGGCTCGTCGCCGAACACCACCTCGGGTCTGGTCACCAGGGCCCTGGCGATCGCCACGCGCTGCTGCTGGCCACCGGAGAGCTGAGCCGGGCGGTGCCCGGCGCGTCCTTCCAGGCCGACCCTGGACACGATCTCCGCCAGCCACGCCCGGTCCACGCCGGCGCCCGCCAGCCGCAGGGGCAGCGTGATGTTCTCGACGACCGTCAGCGACGACACCAGGTTGAACGCCTGGAACACGAACCCGATCCGCTGCCTGCGCAACTCCGTCAGCTGAGTCTCGTTCATGCCGTTCAGCGCGGTGCCGCCGAGCTGCACCGAGCCCGCCGAAGGCACGTCCAGCCCTGCCGCGCAGTGCAGGAAGGTGCTCTTCCCCGAGCCCGAGGGGCCCATCACGGCGGTGAAGCTCCCCCGGGGTATGCCGACCGTCACCTCGCGCAGGGCCGCCACCGCGCCCTGGCCCTTCCCGTACACCTTGCTCACCGCGTCCAAGCGCACCACGTCTGTCATGTCTTCGAGTCTGCTGACCTGCGGAGTCGTCGACCAGAGACGTGATCACCCGTCGGGTATGACGTCATCATGATTCGGACACTGGTAGACATGTCACCGTGATCCGCGTGCTTCTGGCTGAAGACCAGCACATCATCAGGGGCGCCCTCGTCGCGTTGCTCGGTCTCGAAGCGGACCTGGAGATCGTGGCCGCCGTGGAGTCCGGCGACGCCGTGGTGTCCGCCGCGCTGGCCGAGCACCCGGACGTGGCGGTGCTCGACATCGACATGCCCGGCACGCTCGACGGGCTCGCCGCCGCGGCCGAGCTCCGCGCACGCCTGCCCACCTGCCGCACGCTCATGCTGACCGGGTACGGCAAGCCGGGTCACCTGCGTCGCGCGCTCACCGCCGGAGTGGACGGATTCCTGCTGAAGACCGCGCCGCCCGACGACCTGATCGCGGCGATCCGCAAGGTGGCCGGGGGCGAGCGCGTTCTGGACCCGTCGCTGGCGGTCACCGCCTGGGATCTGGCGGACAACCCGCTGACGGCCCGCGAGATCGAGGTGTTGCGCCTCGCGGCCGAGGGGGCGGACGCGGCCGAGATCGCGGGCCGGCTGTTCGTGACGGCCGGGACGGTGCGCAACTACCTCACCGCCGTGGTCGCCAAGCTCAACGCCCGCAACCGGACGGACGCGGTGCGGATCGCCGCCGAAGCGGGCTGGATCTAGAGGCCGGTCACCGGACGGCCTCGGCGCCGGATCGGCGGGCCGGTGTGCCCGGTCCGCCGAGGCCCCCTCGCGGGACGTGGGCGTCGAGCTCGAACCAGCCGTCCTCCGCCCCGGCGCTCATCAGTCCGCCGAGGGACGTCAGCCGCGTGGTGAGGTTGCCGATGCCGGACGAGCCCCGGCGCCCCTCCGGCGAGCGCACGCCGTCGTTGCGTACGCGCAGCCGTACACCGCCCGACTCCGGCAGCGTCTCGATGACGCAGCGGCGGGCGGCGCTGTGCCGCAGGACGTTGGTCACAGCCTCCCTGAGTACGGCGCTCAGCGCGGTCTCGACCTCGGCGGGAAGCGCGCCGTGGGCCAGGCCCAGGGAGACCTCGATCCCCGCGGCGGTGAGCACCGAGCGGGCGGACCCGGCTTCGGCGGTGAGGGAGAGGTCGCGGTGCTCGCCGGAGACGGCCCGCAGGTCGGCCTCGGCCTGCGCGGTCATGGCGAGGACGTCGAGGAGTTCGGCGCGGGCGCGTTCCGGATCGAGGCGGCGGGCCAGTTCGCATTTGAGCAGGATCGCGGCGAGGCTGTGGCCGAGCAGGTCGTGCAGGTCCCGGGCCGCGCGCAGCCGTTCCTCCAGCACGGCCGAGCGGGCCAGCTCCTCCCTGGCGTTCTGGAGCTCCTTGACGAGCTGGGCCAGGCGGACGAGGCCGTAGACGACCAGCCCGGTGACCAGCGTGCTCACCGTGAAATTGACCGTGTCGGGAAGGGGCAGACCGAGGACGGAGCCGATCACGGCGACGCTTGTCATCACGCAGGCGACGAGCGGCCAGGCGATCGGCGCGGGGAAGGCGAGAAGGATCGGGCCCGCGAGAAAACCCGCGATTCCGAGCCACGCCCGGCCGAACGCGAGAACCGGCAGGTAGGTGAGGAGGGTCATCAGCGTCAGCGCCCACATGCGACGGCCGTTGACCGACCGCAGCTGCATGACGACGATGACCGCGAGACAGACGACCGCCGGCACGACGTTTCCCGGCACATACAGGAGGGCCTTGACGCTGAACCCCATGACGACGGAGGCCAGCACGGCGACGGAGACGGTGTAGGCGGCCTGGTCGCCGTGGAGGAGCGTCGGCCACCCCCACGCGCCGACCTGCCCGTCCGGTGGCGGAACGGGCGCGGGCCGTGTCTCCGGGGGGACGGGAAGGGTGACGGTGACCGTACGATGGCCGCCGGGAGTGAGGCCGGTGGTGAGGACGCCGCCGGCGTCGGACACCTGGCGGGGGAGGCCGCCCAGGCCGTCGTCGGCGGCCGTGCGTGCGCCGTCGTCCGTGACGCGCAGGCTCATCCGGCCGTCCGCCTCCTCCGTCTCGATCACGCAGGTCCTGGCCGTGCCTCGCCGTACGATCTCCGTCACCGACTCCCGCAGCACGGTGGCCAGCAGCGCGCCCGCGAGACCCAGTGGCTCGGTGTGGCCGACGCGCACCTCTGCCACGACCCCCGCACTCGACAGCATCGCGCGGGCGGTCGTGATCTCGGGGGCCAGCGACATCGCGCGATACCCCGCCGAGGCGGTGCGGGCGTCGGCCAGGGCGGCGCGGGCCGTGATGACGACCTCGCCGATCACCTCGGCGGTGCGCGGCGGCTCGGCGAGGGCAAGCTCTGTGCCCTGGGCGATCACGGTCAGTCCATGGCCGAGGCCGTCGTTCAGCTCGGCGGCGATCCGTAGCCGCTCCTCCGCGACGGCGGCCATCGCCAGCGCCAGCCGGGTGGTGTGCACCTCGTCGACGCGTTCGGTCAGGCGGGTCAGGCCGTAGATCACGAGCGAGCTCAGGACCATGCTGATCGTGACGTTCGCGGTGTCGAACACGTCGCCCTGGCGCACAGAATCGATCACCGCCGCACTGACCGCCACCACCGGCGCCAGCGTCCACAGGCGGCTGAGCAGCAGCGAGCCGGCCAGGAAGCCGAGGATGCCGACGGAGGTGTCAT
Above is a genomic segment from Streptosporangium album containing:
- a CDS encoding ABC transporter ATP-binding protein — its product is MTDVVRLDAVSKVYGKGQGAVAALREVTVGIPRGSFTAVMGPSGSGKSTFLHCAAGLDVPSAGSVQLGGTALNGMNETQLTELRRQRIGFVFQAFNLVSSLTVVENITLPLRLAGAGVDRAWLAEIVSRVGLEGRAGHRPAQLSGGQQQRVAIARALVTRPEVVFGDEPTGALDTMTARDVLTLLREVVDGMGQTVVMVTHDPVAASYADTVLYLADGRIVDSMTAPTSEKVAERMTRLGAWV
- a CDS encoding NAD(P)-dependent oxidoreductase, whose translation is MTADDRSPVTVLGLGPMGQALAGAFLRNGHPTTVWNRTATKAEPLVAQGATRADTVADAVAASPLVITCVIDYDAVHAITEPVAGALKGRTLVNLTADTPERARRTAAWAAGHGIDYLDGAIMTPTPTIGGPAAVVLYSGPEGTYQAHRPALASLGGTAAHLGADPGRAAAHDVALLDLFWTSMSGVAHAFALASAENIAATDLAPFAKGIGALLPGIIDAFAQNIDDKDHPGDASTILSAVAGMEHIIHASQAAGIDTGVLSAATAVARRAIDAGHGTDGFSRLTEVLRTPAPAA
- a CDS encoding sensor histidine kinase translates to MFAAFMAVYLLAMPLGSVMGVPVLGLQLVWVVPSLRRFRGMPLLAVQACAGYAAVLCYDTSVGILGFLAGSLLLSRLWTLAPVVAVSAAVIDSVRQGDVFDTANVTISMVLSSLVIYGLTRLTERVDEVHTTRLALAMAAVAEERLRIAAELNDGLGHGLTVIAQGTELALAEPPRTAEVIGEVVITARAALADARTASAGYRAMSLAPEITTARAMLSSAGVVAEVRVGHTEPLGLAGALLATVLRESVTEIVRRGTARTCVIETEEADGRMSLRVTDDGARTAADDGLGGLPRQVSDAGGVLTTGLTPGGHRTVTVTLPVPPETRPAPVPPPDGQVGAWGWPTLLHGDQAAYTVSVAVLASVVMGFSVKALLYVPGNVVPAVVCLAVIVVMQLRSVNGRRMWALTLMTLLTYLPVLAFGRAWLGIAGFLAGPILLAFPAPIAWPLVACVMTSVAVIGSVLGLPLPDTVNFTVSTLVTGLVVYGLVRLAQLVKELQNAREELARSAVLEERLRAARDLHDLLGHSLAAILLKCELARRLDPERARAELLDVLAMTAQAEADLRAVSGEHRDLSLTAEAGSARSVLTAAGIEVSLGLAHGALPAEVETALSAVLREAVTNVLRHSAARRCVIETLPESGGVRLRVRNDGVRSPEGRRGSSGIGNLTTRLTSLGGLMSAGAEDGWFELDAHVPRGGLGGPGTPARRSGAEAVR
- a CDS encoding winged helix-turn-helix transcriptional regulator, whose amino-acid sequence is MKKRTYLCGLDAAVDVVGGKWKAMILWALHDRALRFGELRRSVSGISEKMLIQMLREMEVYGLVHREVYHQVPPKVEYSLTEFGHSLNTALIPLGLWGETHMQTIEAIPRD
- a CDS encoding response regulator transcription factor, with amino-acid sequence MIRVLLAEDQHIIRGALVALLGLEADLEIVAAVESGDAVVSAALAEHPDVAVLDIDMPGTLDGLAAAAELRARLPTCRTLMLTGYGKPGHLRRALTAGVDGFLLKTAPPDDLIAAIRKVAGGERVLDPSLAVTAWDLADNPLTAREIEVLRLAAEGADAAEIAGRLFVTAGTVRNYLTAVVAKLNARNRTDAVRIAAEAGWI
- a CDS encoding WD40 repeat domain-containing serine/threonine protein kinase encodes the protein MLTAGDPQHLGGYWLSRRLGVGGQGVVYEAYAEDGVRVAIKVLHGGQAGQLAREATAAQRVASFCTARVIAAELEGPQPYIVSEYVPGPNLRKAVDEGRRFVGGDLHRLATAVATALTAIHEAGVVHRDLKPDNVLLGPDGPRVIDFGIARTAEMSLTATGLVTGTPTYMAPEVFTGQRAGTPADVFAWGGIMLYAATGTDPFEAESLGGVMHRVLSASPDLGVLPEALRPLVAAALSKEPQERPTARQLLIALVSGGIGLDTGRLLAQGNRAAADVAVLDVDPALGTLAEESYALLGPAERELAAEFFLRLVTVSERGELSVRRADLAELMEGRPLPEAAAITRILKVFGYLLSRDGEQIWLARPALPHAWPRLRRWIDANRDGLAAHRQILTAAKLWVASGRRDGDLFHGSSLENGLQWAATARKNITLSPAERDFLESSARLSRRRAKRARLASLSLAGLLVIALAAGGLAVYQGGVADSRAEQLSAQLSRSESVRLATLADTTRHTDPRLAMLFSVAAWRLSGTPQARAALTASLAQRERAMFRDPAKTSDTLRAFGRDGRTLVSIDKHQARLWDVRTGRRTALISGLGLDGRQVVDVGLSPSGRTLIAATAKRAGAWDTRTGKVIRTWTFRRTADQVNGWVEAVMENEGRRVIVKPGNSQWDVITAENPAARTGTLSPDGAWLARRGYGTLRLTRIKGGWAAEIGEKDEDGIEETWNHGDPVFNADGRLLATAARESIQFWRLPDAQLVSEVAVRGDGDIGVMPVGAFDGSAFRYLMGDQVFSVDVADLMTETESGSVNAAAFSRDGRHLVVEEEDPEGVTTLHAAPSGKPIGPLPAAGSIDFSGDGRRMALLSRGRIKVLDTATRKVVAEFAVGKDDLKAQTVHFGPDGTRLALTLDTPLNGRSPRRHAVELWDWQARRRLWQAPTGMEQDLAFSPDGRRLAVVGPEHRLLDTTSGKAIGEPFGAGGKDTYGSRVYFTHSGKAVVVFDSRGRVTLWDPATLRMIGTPIRDTFAGVAAYSPTEDLVAVNEGDGRVRLFDPLTGNDLGLSADTGGGLDPETGELLSVSFTPDGTDVLTVDRNGTVRRFPAAAWAVVNAVCARAGRSLTPQEWKTYVPSLPYRKVCG
- a CDS encoding NAD-dependent protein deacetylase of SIR2 family gives rise to the protein MRAEFSSTGQLLEIACDESGSEGEKLIGGNTDVFAHAGVRLSAESAAECVREIRDRIRSPAVEYKANHLLREKNRPVLEWLLGSFFRVVDVLQRAGARGPVGEIMEMISQARSRAESFRAQPLDGQETFPALDPLIPAIVQAVVHWGEGRKPVSIVHDENNALTEERIAQLKGMFGSPHPAALRCPPRGRLADLRLVDSRSDPRVQSASCRPVTLPAPVS
- a CDS encoding ABC transporter permease, whose translation is MIWLALKTLRHRKAGFAGAFLALLCAAALVCACGMLLETGLRGTVAPERYAGAPVIVAGDQSVRQTVRTSAEKIKSKAKPLSERAWISTSVAERLRRTPGVEKVVTEVTFPAYTEDGELTGHGWESAALTPYTLVEGRAPRADDEVVAETGSGLKPGARLTVRSTAAPRRYQVVGVTDKTLGSLFFSTREARRLAGRPGMVSAIGVFPQVDISVEGAVAYRGDARGTIEFLDAEKSRVKLISLGGALGGTSLLVAILVVVGTFALSIQQRQRELALLRAVAATPRQIRNLLGGEALMVSLAAGVIGSAVGIGLGFWLRSRFVALGAMPENLALVVSPFPIFAALLATVVAAWAAARVSARRTARIRPVEALGDAALPAARLPWGRLAAGLVFTGGGVTLTLVLSALSTEAASSPVTMLTALVWTVAVALLGPIVARMAIAVLSVPLRVSRVGGYLAAANLRAGVQRLASVITPLSLMVAMTCTILFVQTTMGYAAGQQATAGSRADYVLGPRVSGVTAADVRKVPGVAAVTEVLRTSVRIGLEKYGAQAVTPEGLDRTLDLGVTSGSFRDFGGQSIAVSDTVAARLNVSVGGRMNLTLGDGTPAAVKVAAVYTRGLGFGELTLPHDLVAGHVDDPLGTLLVSAPSVPRETIGRAAPGVAVLDQTQAAEVSTSNAEVNYVAMGLIIAFTAIAVVNTLAMSTSDRSREFALLRLVGTTRRQILRMLRLETLTAVLIAVVLGTVISLVTLSAFSLGMTGSARPYVPPLTYLAVIAAAGALALAATVLPARFALRDQPAEVVGARE